A stretch of DNA from Henriciella sp. AS95:
ATCCCTCCCGCGACCAGCAGGAAACGCCGGGCGTGATCGCGATTGAGCTGCCCATCCTCGCTGCAATAATGACGAAGGACGGATGGCAGAATCCCGGCTGCACCGTTGGTGGGCGCGGTCACAACCCGCCCGCCTGCCGCATTCTCTTCATTCACCGCCATCGCATAGACGTTCAGCCAGTCAAACAGCTGTTCGCGTTCGTTGGAGCCGGGATTGTCGCGCAGCTTTTCGTGCAGACCGCTTGCGCGCCGAGCAACCTCCAGACCGCCGGGCAAGATGCCTTTCCGCGACAAGCCACGGTCGATGCACGCCATCATCGTATCTGCGATCTTGTCGAGCCGCTTCAGCGTCTTTTCCCGCGTGCGGCGCGCGTCTTCATTGTGCAGGATCAGCGTATCGATGCGCCAGTCATTGCGGGCGCATATGTCCAGCATCTCAGCCGCAGAGTTAAATGGATACGGTGCCCCTCTGGCACTCTCGACCAGATCTTTTCGCACCGGTTTCTGAAGCTGGCGCTTGGAAGCGATGAACCCTCCGCCCGTAGAGAAGTAAGTGCGCGAGAAGGATGCGGTCGCTTCCCCGGCATAGAGGTTCATCGTCATGCCATTGGGGTGCAGTTCAGGAACGGTTTCGGTATCAAAAACGATGTCCTTGACCGGATTGAAGTCGAGCACAGGTCCATCCATCAGGGCGATGCGCCGCTCCTGGACCGTTTTGCGAAAGGCCTGCTCGGCTTCCTCAGCGTCGGCTGTTTCAGGCTGCATGCCGATAAGGCCGAGGATCACCGCTTTGTCCGTCCCGTGACCAACCCCCGTCAGCGCGAGGGAGCCCTGGAGCACCGCTTCCACCCGTGATGCCTGCGACAACTTTCCAGCCTTCTCAGCCTCCTGCAGGAATCGCCGCGCAATTCGCATAGGCCCCACCGTATGGGAACTCGACGGGCCAAGGCCGATGCGAAATAGGTCCAGGACGGAAAGCATAAATCAGGGCTCGTCTAAAATTGTTTCGTTTGAAATCAACGGCTAATGGCGATGACTTCGAACAGCAAGCCAGATCCCGAAACCGGCCGCAAATCACAATGCAACCTCTGCATTAGT
This window harbors:
- a CDS encoding L-serine ammonia-lyase, with translation MLSVLDLFRIGLGPSSSHTVGPMRIARRFLQEAEKAGKLSQASRVEAVLQGSLALTGVGHGTDKAVILGLIGMQPETADAEEAEQAFRKTVQERRIALMDGPVLDFNPVKDIVFDTETVPELHPNGMTMNLYAGEATASFSRTYFSTGGGFIASKRQLQKPVRKDLVESARGAPYPFNSAAEMLDICARNDWRIDTLILHNEDARRTREKTLKRLDKIADTMMACIDRGLSRKGILPGGLEVARRASGLHEKLRDNPGSNEREQLFDWLNVYAMAVNEENAAGGRVVTAPTNGAAGILPSVLRHYCSEDGQLNRDHARRFLLVAGGIGLLYKQRASISGAEMGCQGEVGVACSMAAAGLAAVWGADAEMCCVAAEIGMEHNLGLTCDPVGGLVQIPCIERNAFGAVKAVNAARLAMQGTGHHKVSLDQVIETMRQTGIDMSSKYKETSTGGLAVNVIAC